From Anaerohalosphaeraceae bacterium, one genomic window encodes:
- a CDS encoding AsmA family protein: MADKKKNLIWTVLLALIALLAVLSLLLKLFGGTALKAAIQTAGSAVLKVPVTVQSVSLAPWQGKLEMTALQISNPEGYEHPHLLSMGYGHIRLNTASLFSDTVQIEQIRLQKVEVVIEQKGLTNNLQQILKNLPKTEPKPEEKPAGKNLLIKELLLEEVSVKVKLLPVPGKADTITLKLAPIRMTDVGKDGKVNVGELTAKVLTAIAAGIAQQGKDLLPADLLNPLNDALKETGRQVLEAGQTILKEGKELGKGVGEAVQGLFKKKEE; this comes from the coding sequence ATGGCTGACAAAAAGAAAAACCTGATTTGGACCGTCCTGCTGGCTCTGATTGCCCTGCTTGCAGTTCTTTCACTCCTTTTGAAGCTGTTCGGCGGAACGGCATTGAAGGCCGCCATTCAGACAGCCGGCTCGGCCGTCCTGAAGGTGCCGGTTACTGTGCAGTCTGTTTCGCTGGCCCCCTGGCAGGGAAAACTGGAAATGACCGCCCTTCAAATCAGCAACCCCGAGGGATATGAACATCCGCATCTGTTAAGCATGGGCTATGGACATATTCGCCTAAATACGGCAAGTCTCTTCAGCGACACGGTTCAGATTGAACAAATCCGCCTCCAGAAAGTCGAGGTGGTAATCGAGCAGAAAGGTCTGACAAACAATCTTCAGCAAATCCTGAAAAATCTGCCGAAAACTGAACCCAAACCGGAGGAAAAACCCGCCGGCAAAAATCTGCTTATCAAAGAGCTCCTGCTCGAAGAGGTATCTGTCAAGGTCAAGCTGCTGCCGGTTCCCGGCAAGGCCGATACGATTACGCTCAAACTGGCTCCGATTCGGATGACGGATGTCGGCAAAGACGGCAAGGTCAATGTGGGGGAGCTGACCGCCAAAGTGCTGACCGCTATCGCCGCAGGAATCGCCCAGCAAGGCAAAGACCTCCTGCCGGCCGATTTGCTCAATCCACTCAATGATGCCCTCAAAGAAACCGGAAGGCAGGTTCTGGAAGCCGGACAGACTATTTTGAAAGAAGGCAAAGAACTTGGTAAAGGCGTCGGGGAAGCTGTCCAGGGACTCTTTAAGAAGAAAGAAGAATAG
- a CDS encoding response regulator, producing MSQTAPTILIAEDDFGHFALIQKNLKRSCVPKEIIHFRNGEELLNFLFHQGPERLEGGRYLILMDIRLPGKNGIEVLRCIKEDPTLYSIPVFMLTTSTNPADVERSYELGCAAYMNKPGNYSEFVKSVDRLGHLISLSEFDWPPLRYSSFVSR from the coding sequence ATGAGTCAAACCGCCCCTACAATTCTCATTGCGGAAGATGATTTTGGACACTTTGCACTGATTCAGAAGAATCTGAAACGAAGCTGTGTTCCCAAGGAAATTATTCATTTTCGAAATGGGGAAGAACTGCTCAATTTTCTTTTTCATCAGGGACCGGAGCGGCTGGAAGGCGGACGATATCTGATTTTGATGGACATTCGCCTGCCGGGGAAAAACGGCATTGAGGTATTGCGGTGTATCAAGGAAGACCCTACTTTATATTCCATTCCTGTTTTTATGCTCACCACCTCTACAAATCCGGCTGATGTGGAGCGAAGTTATGAATTGGGATGCGCCGCTTATATGAACAAACCGGGCAATTACAGCGAATTTGTCAAGTCAGTTGATCGTCTGGGACATCTTATTTCGTTATCGGAGTTTGACTGGCCGCCGCTGAGATATTCCTCCTTCGTATCCCGCTGA
- the dacB gene encoding D-alanyl-D-alanine carboxypeptidase/D-alanyl-D-alanine-endopeptidase, translated as MKKERINLILFVLIALTAGGAARKETASVSELLRSINPAKEKISVTVVQADTGQTLFSHQSREPMIPASNMKLIVSAAALHYLGAEYAFETRVGLLDSHLVVIGGGDPLLGEPGLHGPSAVSIFEQIAQDLLGQGVKTLGDVILDDTFFDSNRVHPHWPPDQLNRWYACEVSGLNFNRNCVHLTVRRGGKGAIIELDPPTEYVTIVNQVKLVSSGASAVGAYRNKVPNVLTVKGNLNQSTGFDVAIENPAGLFGSLLLEKLAEKGIQVRGKLVQKYIKTDPNIRVFRVFRTPLSEVLNRSNKDSLGLAAEALVKTISAENTQGRINGEWPHGLHLIRRYLLSLGIPEEQFVLKDGSGLSRENRLTSEAIVKVLQDMFQGPCRQIYESSLSQGGVDGTAERYFREPPYKGKIAGKTGFISGVRAFSGICHSPQGDLLFSILTEGGGSEMRSKINDITKAVFDGRW; from the coding sequence ATGAAAAAAGAGCGAATCAATCTGATATTGTTTGTTTTAATCGCTTTGACTGCCGGCGGGGCGGCCCGGAAGGAAACTGCATCTGTCTCTGAGCTTCTCCGTTCGATCAATCCGGCGAAAGAGAAAATCTCCGTAACGGTGGTTCAGGCCGATACAGGACAAACTCTGTTTTCTCATCAGAGCAGGGAGCCGATGATTCCGGCTTCCAATATGAAGCTGATTGTTTCGGCGGCCGCGCTGCATTATTTAGGGGCGGAATATGCTTTTGAAACTCGTGTCGGCCTGCTGGACAGTCATTTGGTTGTCATCGGCGGGGGAGACCCGCTGCTGGGCGAACCCGGACTTCACGGGCCGTCAGCGGTTTCTATTTTTGAGCAAATTGCACAGGACCTTCTCGGTCAGGGCGTCAAAACCCTCGGCGATGTGATTTTGGATGACACTTTTTTTGACAGCAACCGGGTTCACCCGCACTGGCCTCCGGACCAGCTCAATCGATGGTATGCCTGTGAGGTGTCCGGATTGAATTTTAATCGAAATTGCGTTCACCTGACCGTCCGTCGGGGCGGCAAAGGGGCGATTATCGAACTGGACCCGCCGACAGAATATGTGACGATTGTAAACCAGGTAAAACTGGTTTCTTCCGGAGCCAGTGCAGTCGGTGCTTATCGAAATAAAGTCCCAAACGTGCTGACGGTGAAGGGGAATCTGAATCAAAGTACCGGCTTTGATGTGGCCATTGAGAATCCGGCAGGGCTTTTCGGCAGTCTTTTGTTGGAAAAACTGGCTGAAAAAGGGATTCAGGTTCGCGGAAAACTGGTGCAAAAGTACATTAAAACAGACCCCAATATTCGGGTTTTTCGGGTTTTCCGCACTCCTTTATCAGAGGTTCTGAACCGCTCAAACAAGGACAGTTTAGGACTGGCGGCTGAAGCCCTTGTGAAGACCATTTCTGCGGAAAATACGCAAGGGCGGATTAACGGGGAGTGGCCGCACGGGCTGCATTTGATTCGACGGTATCTGCTGTCGTTGGGGATTCCGGAAGAACAGTTTGTTCTCAAAGACGGCAGCGGTCTCAGTCGAGAAAATCGGCTTACTTCGGAGGCCATTGTCAAAGTCCTTCAAGATATGTTTCAGGGGCCTTGTCGGCAGATTTATGAGTCGTCTCTTTCGCAGGGGGGGGTAGACGGGACCGCTGAACGGTATTTCCGTGAACCCCCGTATAAGGGAAAAATCGCCGGCAAGACCGGTTTTATCAGCGGTGTAAGAGCTTTTTCGGGCATTTGTCACAGCCCGCAGGGGGATTTACTTTTCAGCATTTTGACGGAAGGGGGCGGCAGTGAGATGCGCAGCAAAATCAACGATATCACCAAAGCCGTTTTTGACGGACGCTGGTGA
- a CDS encoding CNNM domain-containing protein: MTFFTALTVLVILVGLSGIMAGAETGTYRLSRFRLRLGCEQKRPFHLLLSHVVQDSHGLILSLLMANNLANYFATSLAAYLFYTRLKNPGLAELYSSAVMTPLLFIFVDILPKNLFYYRADSFLLTLSPLIWFVYNLFTRTGLTSLLKWFSGRLNRFFHTSIDMPLAVDLTQREQIQQIFHETREEGLLSDIQKSMMDRLLRTPSLPVTSVMTPWRQVRMLDLHTPSEQIIAQLIQSPFVRLPVYDKTTQKIRGWVEVYDVIACSAGFTTLEPFLKPIMTVSAGCSVLSALHQMRRQKQTLALVVSETSSAHSQEILGLVTCRDLIEEFTGELP; this comes from the coding sequence ATGACCTTTTTTACCGCTTTGACAGTTCTGGTTATTCTTGTTGGTCTGAGCGGAATTATGGCCGGTGCAGAAACCGGAACCTATCGGCTCAGCCGTTTCCGGCTTCGACTGGGGTGCGAACAAAAAAGACCGTTTCATCTTCTTCTTTCTCACGTGGTTCAGGACAGCCACGGTTTGATTCTCAGTCTTCTAATGGCCAACAATCTGGCAAACTATTTTGCCACCAGTCTGGCCGCCTATTTGTTCTACACCCGCTTAAAAAATCCGGGACTCGCGGAACTGTACTCCAGTGCCGTTATGACACCGCTGTTATTTATCTTTGTGGACATCCTTCCCAAAAATCTTTTTTATTATAGAGCCGATTCTTTTCTGCTCACGCTGTCCCCGCTGATTTGGTTTGTCTATAACCTGTTTACCCGGACCGGTCTTACATCCCTTCTGAAATGGTTTTCAGGACGGCTGAATCGGTTCTTTCACACTTCAATCGATATGCCGCTGGCCGTCGATTTAACGCAGCGAGAGCAGATTCAGCAGATTTTCCACGAAACGCGTGAAGAGGGTTTGCTCAGCGATATCCAAAAATCAATGATGGATCGACTGCTTCGGACTCCCTCTCTGCCGGTTACCTCCGTGATGACCCCCTGGCGGCAGGTCCGGATGCTTGACCTCCACACCCCCAGCGAACAAATCATTGCCCAGCTGATCCAGTCTCCTTTTGTCCGTCTGCCTGTTTACGATAAAACGACCCAAAAAATACGAGGATGGGTCGAGGTGTACGATGTCATCGCATGCTCAGCAGGGTTCACGACGTTGGAACCTTTTCTGAAACCCATTATGACTGTATCTGCCGGCTGTTCCGTTCTTTCCGCTCTTCATCAAATGCGCCGTCAAAAACAAACGCTGGCTTTGGTTGTATCGGAAACATCCTCTGCCCATTCCCAGGAAATTCTCGGTTTGGTTACCTGCCGAGATTTAATTGAAGAGTTTACCGGAGAACTGCCCTAA
- a CDS encoding glycosyltransferase family 9 protein, producing MEAIFGKQTYRKGLILHPGAIGDCLLALPTASLMKQRLGIEQVDWIGRTEYIEFYPGRSAVDRIRSLDSIPLHRLFQKTESFEVQEHDPLVYSFAGYEQVVSFLGHENPDFEQNLLFTVHCSQSAQVLVLPPDKESYKGPIGRFYLEEIAAENQISLDNWQTPSPLLEPHPTDFSAGREQIQQLGINPDRSIVLIHPGSGGQTKCWAAENFILLAQMLRQERYEVIFLLGPAERERFSVRTLRTFHQYPYFSELSLTQILQVLACSDGYVGNDSGITHLAAALAKPTLAVFGPTDPAKFAPVGPKVRILRLERTLFKQFSEPCVHQALTLLREIL from the coding sequence ATGGAAGCGATATTCGGCAAACAAACGTATCGAAAAGGACTTATCCTCCACCCGGGAGCCATTGGTGACTGCCTGCTGGCTTTGCCGACCGCTTCCCTGATGAAACAGCGATTGGGAATTGAACAGGTCGATTGGATCGGCCGCACCGAATATATTGAGTTTTATCCGGGCCGTTCCGCTGTGGACCGGATTCGCTCCCTCGATTCAATCCCCCTTCACCGCCTTTTCCAAAAAACAGAATCCTTCGAAGTCCAGGAACACGACCCTTTGGTCTATTCCTTTGCAGGATATGAACAGGTCGTCAGTTTTCTGGGACATGAAAACCCTGATTTTGAACAAAATCTTCTGTTTACCGTGCATTGCAGCCAGTCCGCTCAGGTTTTGGTCCTGCCGCCCGATAAAGAATCATACAAAGGTCCCATCGGGCGTTTTTATCTGGAGGAAATAGCGGCGGAAAATCAAATTTCCCTGGACAACTGGCAGACACCCTCTCCGCTCCTTGAACCCCATCCAACCGATTTTTCAGCCGGCCGCGAACAAATCCAGCAGCTCGGAATCAACCCGGACCGTTCGATTGTATTGATTCATCCCGGCAGCGGCGGACAGACAAAGTGCTGGGCTGCCGAAAACTTCATTCTCCTGGCTCAGATGCTCCGGCAGGAACGATACGAAGTTATTTTCCTTCTCGGCCCGGCCGAACGAGAGCGGTTTTCTGTGAGAACCCTCCGGACCTTTCATCAGTATCCCTACTTTTCGGAGTTATCGCTCACGCAGATTCTGCAGGTTCTTGCCTGTTCGGACGGCTATGTTGGAAACGACAGCGGAATTACCCACCTTGCCGCTGCTCTGGCCAAGCCGACCTTGGCGGTTTTCGGCCCGACAGACCCAGCCAAATTCGCCCCGGTTGGTCCCAAAGTACGCATTTTACGGCTCGAACGAACCCTCTTTAAGCAATTTTCTGAACCGTGCGTTCATCAGGCTCTGACTCTGTTGCGGGAAATACTTTGA
- a CDS encoding DUF167 domain-containing protein, with protein MKIPDEPALRVEKCSNGVRFCVKVIPGSSRTIIAGILGGMLKVKIAAPPEKGKANQTLIEFLSRFLGVHKKQITISAGATSPVKTLQVAEITPQQVHQAFNQETHK; from the coding sequence GTGAAAATCCCTGATGAACCCGCTTTACGAGTTGAAAAATGCAGTAATGGAGTTCGATTCTGCGTAAAAGTGATTCCCGGCAGCAGTCGAACAATCATTGCCGGTATTCTCGGGGGAATGCTGAAAGTCAAGATTGCCGCTCCGCCGGAAAAAGGAAAGGCCAACCAGACGCTTATCGAATTCCTAAGTCGATTTTTAGGGGTTCACAAAAAGCAGATTACAATTTCAGCCGGTGCGACTTCCCCGGTCAAAACCCTGCAGGTTGCCGAGATTACGCCTCAGCAAGTTCATCAGGCATTCAATCAGGAAACTCACAAATGA
- the mnmA gene encoding tRNA 2-thiouridine(34) synthase MnmA, with protein sequence MTTKRVFAAVSGGVDSSTAAALLCQQGYDCAGVFMITHDRFQPAMEDAETVCRQLGIPFYVLDLRTRFEQILDYFCDTYLQGKTPNPCVLCNRIIKFGLLWDFAREHGADFLATGHYARIDCRNGQYGLYQASNTAKDQSYVLSMVRREMLSKILLPMAEQVSKEDTRQTAQRFGLHIHSKEDSQEICFIPDDDYAAVLAQRRPTAFRPGPIVDTAGKVLGQHNGIHHFTIGQRRGLRIALGKPAYVVRIDAKTHTVVLGSREELTSRRLLAEQINWLVEPPAQPFRSLVKIRYNHGGAWASVTPLSAQTAEVVFDEPVSAVTPGQAAVFYQTAEPALQVAGGGWIAQAMRE encoded by the coding sequence ATGACAACGAAGCGTGTTTTCGCAGCCGTCAGCGGAGGGGTGGACAGTTCGACGGCCGCTGCTCTGCTTTGTCAGCAGGGCTATGACTGTGCGGGAGTGTTTATGATCACCCATGACCGTTTTCAGCCGGCCATGGAGGATGCCGAAACAGTCTGCCGGCAGTTGGGAATCCCTTTTTATGTGCTGGACCTTCGAACACGCTTCGAGCAAATCCTCGATTATTTCTGTGACACCTACCTGCAGGGCAAAACCCCAAACCCCTGCGTTTTGTGCAACCGAATCATCAAATTCGGCCTCCTGTGGGATTTTGCCCGTGAGCACGGGGCGGACTTTCTGGCCACCGGCCATTATGCCCGCATCGACTGCCGAAACGGACAATACGGCCTTTATCAGGCCTCCAATACCGCCAAAGACCAATCGTATGTTCTCTCGATGGTCCGTCGGGAAATGCTCTCGAAAATTCTCTTGCCGATGGCCGAGCAGGTCAGCAAAGAGGATACCCGCCAGACCGCCCAGCGATTCGGCCTGCACATCCACAGCAAAGAAGATTCACAGGAAATCTGCTTTATTCCGGATGACGATTATGCCGCCGTTCTGGCTCAGCGGCGACCAACGGCCTTCCGGCCGGGGCCGATTGTAGATACCGCCGGAAAAGTGCTCGGACAGCATAACGGTATCCATCATTTTACCATCGGACAGCGGCGGGGTCTTCGCATTGCTCTGGGCAAACCGGCGTATGTCGTCCGCATCGATGCCAAGACTCATACGGTCGTTTTGGGCAGCCGTGAAGAACTTACCAGCCGCCGGCTGCTGGCTGAACAGATCAACTGGCTGGTTGAACCTCCGGCGCAGCCCTTTCGCTCCCTGGTAAAAATACGGTATAATCACGGCGGTGCCTGGGCCTCGGTTACCCCTCTTTCTGCCCAGACGGCAGAGGTGGTTTTTGATGAGCCTGTCTCCGCCGTTACACCGGGACAGGCAGCCGTGTTTTACCAAACGGCAGAACCTGCCCTGCAGGTGGCCGGCGGCGGATGGATTGCACAGGCAATGAGGGAATAA
- a CDS encoding dihydroorotate dehydrogenase electron transfer subunit: MNALPGQFAEFDLTNTPLPPMDLIPENLREHAGRTILLRRPFSFSDIFINYSSEGTYVSLEVIYCVLGPATVRMTSLRPGDVISVLGPLGNGFWYPENIKYALLVTGGMGAPPILHLASFLKKHYPSIESTAFVGARSIDMLPFEIKIGNKTGIMLEEFERLAIPAYVSTDDGSAGRKGVVTESLKEWLQTQKPAPEQTVIYACGPEPMLAACAELAQKHRISCQVSMERMMACGIGLCQSCAVRIQSDSPAPLYRLCCKEGPVFDSRTVLFGEGR; the protein is encoded by the coding sequence TTGAATGCTTTGCCGGGACAGTTCGCTGAATTTGATTTAACTAACACCCCCTTGCCGCCGATGGATTTGATTCCAGAAAATCTGCGGGAACATGCCGGCAGAACGATTCTTCTTCGCAGACCGTTCAGTTTCTCTGACATTTTCATAAATTACTCCAGTGAAGGAACTTATGTTTCTCTTGAAGTGATATACTGCGTCCTCGGACCCGCAACAGTCCGAATGACCTCCCTTCGACCGGGCGATGTGATTTCTGTTCTCGGCCCCCTCGGCAACGGTTTTTGGTACCCGGAAAATATAAAATACGCCCTTCTTGTAACCGGCGGAATGGGGGCTCCTCCGATTCTTCATCTGGCCTCTTTCTTGAAAAAGCATTATCCTTCAATTGAAAGTACAGCTTTTGTGGGTGCCCGGTCAATCGATATGCTGCCGTTTGAGATAAAAATCGGCAACAAAACCGGTATCATGCTGGAGGAATTTGAGCGGCTCGCTATTCCTGCTTACGTATCGACCGATGATGGTTCGGCTGGACGAAAGGGGGTTGTTACAGAGTCTCTCAAAGAATGGCTCCAGACCCAAAAGCCCGCTCCGGAACAGACCGTCATTTATGCCTGCGGCCCTGAACCGATGCTGGCTGCCTGTGCGGAGCTTGCCCAGAAGCATCGGATCAGCTGCCAGGTAAGTATGGAGCGGATGATGGCCTGCGGTATCGGGCTCTGCCAGAGCTGTGCCGTTCGAATTCAGTCCGACTCGCCGGCCCCCCTTTACCGGTTATGCTGCAAGGAGGGCCCGGTTTTTGACAGCCGTACAGTTCTTTTTGGGGAAGGCCGATGA
- a CDS encoding dihydroorotate dehydrogenase produces MTENRPNLSVNFAGLQLSNPIVLASGTCGYADELTEFFNMENIGGLVTKSITLHPRPGNPTPRIVETDSGMLNAIGLANIGLKAFIQEKVPILQFLPTAVFVNVAGRTVEEYVSVIEGLAPLEAIDGFELNISCPNVKQGGITFGTDPHQIEQITRAAKKAVGRKPLMVKLTPTVTDISVTARAAIQGGADALSLVNTFTAMVIDIEKRKPVLANRTGGLSGPAIKPIAVYLVHKVYTEAARPAGIPLLGMGGIRTAADAVEFLLAGASAVAVGTATFIHPDTAVRIRNGLEAYCRKHQISHISELTGGLQ; encoded by the coding sequence ATGACGGAAAACCGCCCGAATTTGTCTGTAAATTTTGCCGGTCTTCAGTTATCGAATCCGATTGTTTTGGCCTCCGGCACCTGCGGCTATGCGGATGAACTCACAGAATTTTTCAATATGGAAAACATTGGGGGGCTGGTGACCAAAAGCATTACACTCCACCCTCGGCCCGGCAACCCAACCCCGAGGATTGTCGAAACCGACTCCGGAATGCTGAACGCAATCGGACTGGCCAACATCGGCCTGAAGGCCTTTATTCAGGAGAAGGTTCCGATTCTCCAATTCCTGCCTACGGCCGTTTTTGTCAATGTTGCAGGCCGGACGGTGGAAGAATATGTTTCGGTCATCGAAGGATTGGCTCCCCTGGAGGCAATTGACGGTTTTGAACTGAACATCAGTTGTCCCAATGTCAAACAGGGCGGAATTACTTTCGGTACAGATCCGCATCAGATTGAGCAGATTACCCGCGCAGCCAAAAAAGCGGTCGGCAGAAAACCTCTTATGGTAAAACTAACCCCCACGGTGACCGATATTTCAGTTACAGCCCGGGCTGCCATACAGGGCGGCGCCGATGCCCTCAGTCTGGTGAATACCTTCACAGCAATGGTCATCGACATTGAAAAAAGAAAACCTGTTCTGGCCAACCGAACCGGCGGACTGAGCGGACCGGCCATTAAACCCATTGCCGTTTATCTGGTTCACAAGGTTTATACGGAAGCGGCCCGCCCCGCCGGGATTCCCCTGCTCGGAATGGGCGGCATCCGAACGGCCGCCGACGCCGTCGAGTTTCTCTTGGCCGGTGCATCGGCTGTCGCTGTCGGAACAGCCACCTTCATCCACCCGGATACAGCCGTCCGCATTCGCAATGGTCTTGAAGCATACTGCAGAAAACATCAAATTTCTCACATTTCCGAGCTCACCGGCGGCTTGCAGTAA
- a CDS encoding tetratricopeptide repeat protein, with product MNRTFAWTILVCFIAFGTQRTTANAELANSRLQGLQVHTVEGVLRLPADEIDLGTAALIISRNWGTNKTLYTYRRKIDSMAEEIQRRLHEKKIPLDARAVAEINRYLFEEQRFQSVKTADNPDDLFLHTVLDQKRGYCLSLSVLYLAVGERLGLPLYGVVVPGHFFVRYDDGKIRFNIETTAGGGTADDAYYRDTFKPPVGHPLYMANLDKRQTLGCFFNNLGNSYKAVGQIDQALLELSRAVQINPTLAEARTNLGNIYLQKGQIAQAVQEYRQALKYLPDDPKTLNNLGNAYLQQNDLPQAAQSYLKALDFDPSLTDAHRNLAHVYRRQGLTEKAFEHLRIAVGIAPQEAENYLALGRLHFELKNLPAAQEMLAMALHYNPSLTAARIELGNVYLEMNRNDWAIEEFSKALQGDDVLSLYAWFGLASAYHQEKRYEDAVYAYRQVLARDPQNTAALQNLGNVLLDAGRIDEAVQAYQQAIQISPASGLYYNLAVAFLRKKLYEKALSNYQQAVRLEPNYAAAHHGLAVCYYYMNDKPACRKHAQIARSLGWNVEEELLK from the coding sequence ATGAATAGAACATTTGCCTGGACAATTCTTGTCTGCTTTATCGCCTTCGGAACGCAGAGAACGACAGCCAATGCCGAATTGGCCAATTCGCGTCTTCAGGGGCTGCAGGTTCATACGGTCGAGGGGGTACTGCGGCTGCCGGCAGATGAGATTGACCTCGGAACCGCCGCTTTGATTATCTCCCGAAATTGGGGAACCAACAAAACCCTCTACACCTACCGCAGGAAAATTGATTCCATGGCCGAAGAAATCCAGCGGCGTCTTCACGAAAAGAAAATCCCTCTCGACGCCCGGGCCGTAGCGGAAATCAACCGATATTTGTTTGAAGAACAGCGGTTCCAGAGCGTAAAAACCGCTGACAATCCTGACGATTTATTCCTCCATACGGTTCTTGACCAAAAACGCGGGTATTGTTTGAGTCTGTCGGTTTTGTATCTGGCTGTCGGAGAACGACTCGGCCTGCCGCTTTACGGAGTTGTTGTGCCCGGACATTTTTTTGTCCGCTACGACGACGGAAAAATCCGTTTCAACATTGAAACAACCGCCGGCGGCGGCACAGCGGACGATGCGTACTATCGAGACACCTTCAAGCCCCCGGTCGGGCACCCTCTTTATATGGCCAACCTCGACAAACGGCAGACCCTCGGCTGCTTCTTTAACAATCTGGGCAACAGCTACAAAGCCGTCGGACAAATTGACCAGGCCCTGCTGGAATTAAGCCGCGCCGTTCAGATTAATCCGACGCTGGCTGAAGCCCGCACCAATCTTGGGAATATCTACCTGCAGAAAGGTCAAATTGCACAGGCCGTTCAGGAATATCGGCAGGCCCTGAAATACCTTCCGGACGACCCCAAGACGCTCAACAATCTCGGAAACGCCTATCTTCAGCAGAATGACCTGCCTCAGGCGGCACAGAGTTATCTGAAAGCCCTTGATTTTGACCCGTCGCTGACGGATGCTCACCGCAATCTGGCCCATGTATATCGCCGACAGGGATTAACAGAGAAGGCCTTCGAGCATTTGCGTATTGCTGTCGGGATAGCTCCGCAGGAAGCGGAAAATTATTTGGCCCTTGGGCGGCTGCATTTCGAATTAAAAAATCTTCCTGCCGCTCAGGAAATGCTCGCTATGGCCCTGCATTACAATCCATCTCTGACGGCGGCACGGATCGAACTGGGCAATGTTTATCTGGAAATGAACAGAAACGACTGGGCCATTGAGGAGTTTTCCAAGGCATTGCAGGGCGACGATGTCCTATCTCTTTATGCATGGTTCGGACTGGCAAGTGCCTATCATCAGGAAAAACGATATGAGGACGCCGTCTATGCCTACCGGCAGGTATTGGCCCGGGATCCGCAAAATACCGCCGCACTTCAAAATCTCGGCAATGTTCTCCTCGATGCCGGCCGAATCGACGAAGCCGTACAGGCCTATCAGCAGGCCATACAAATCAGCCCCGCCAGCGGCCTTTATTATAATCTGGCCGTGGCCTTCCTGCGGAAGAAACTGTATGAAAAGGCCCTTTCAAATTATCAGCAGGCCGTTCGTCTGGAACCAAACTATGCTGCGGCACATCACGGCCTGGCTGTCTGTTATTATTATATGAATGATAAACCTGCCTGCCGTAAACATGCCCAAATTGCCCGCTCGCTCGGCTGGAATGTCGAGGAGGAACTTTTAAAATAA
- a CDS encoding response regulator — MKKKAFVLVAENNDADFAVIEKNLQHNGYPSEIIRFCDGQKLLNALSQIQEAETVFCRPCLLFVDIQLPQVNGLEVLGTIKTNPQLKKIPVIVLLTSENEQQVLEQCYRYGCSFCLRKPDIPEHFSEMFRQVSDFLSVVELPELPVPEAMGAVL, encoded by the coding sequence ATGAAAAAGAAGGCGTTTGTTTTGGTTGCAGAAAACAATGATGCGGATTTTGCTGTTATTGAAAAAAACCTGCAGCACAACGGTTACCCCTCCGAAATCATTCGCTTTTGTGACGGACAAAAACTCCTGAATGCTTTAAGTCAGATTCAGGAGGCCGAAACTGTATTTTGTCGCCCCTGTCTTCTTTTCGTTGATATTCAGCTGCCTCAAGTTAACGGATTAGAGGTTCTTGGGACGATCAAGACCAACCCGCAATTGAAAAAGATTCCGGTCATAGTTCTTCTGACATCGGAAAATGAACAACAGGTTCTTGAGCAATGTTATCGTTACGGATGCAGTTTTTGTCTAAGAAAACCGGATATTCCGGAGCATTTTTCCGAAATGTTCCGACAAGTATCAGATTTTTTGTCCGTAGTGGAACTGCCGGAGCTGCCGGTTCCGGAGGCCATGGGAGCAGTTTTATGA